A portion of the Corynebacterium occultum genome contains these proteins:
- a CDS encoding phage holin family protein, with amino-acid sequence MLTGLWNLLVRSVGTAIALWVVTLFVEGVTIATPDTILAGDGSYDRQLVFLAVAAVIVLLNMLVKPVLNLIGLPITIITLGLFALVINAVIFLLAEWISQQLGLGLSIDTFMDAFWGAVIMALVNWLLGPLSGMLSSKRR; translated from the coding sequence ATGTTAACTGGACTGTGGAATCTGCTTGTCCGATCCGTGGGCACCGCCATTGCGCTCTGGGTGGTCACCCTATTCGTGGAGGGTGTCACCATCGCCACCCCGGATACCATTCTGGCTGGGGACGGCTCCTATGACCGGCAGCTGGTGTTCCTGGCGGTCGCAGCGGTGATTGTGCTGCTGAATATGCTGGTCAAACCGGTGTTGAATCTGATTGGTCTGCCGATCACGATCATCACCCTGGGGCTTTTCGCCCTGGTGATCAATGCGGTGATTTTCCTGCTGGCGGAGTGGATCTCCCAGCAGCTGGGACTGGGGCTGTCCATTGACACCTTCATGGACGCCTTCTGGGGTGCGGTGATCATGGCGCTGGTGAACTGGCTGCTGGGTCCGCTGAGCGGGATGCTGAGTTCGAAGCGACGTTAG
- a CDS encoding ThiF family adenylyltransferase, giving the protein MNPAQVARYRRQITLGGFGPAGQQKLLDAHVAVIGAGGLGSPALLYLAGAGVGKVTIIDDDVVDLSNLHRQVIHRTAAVGEFKASSARREMLELNPDSEIELFQERLTWENARQVLEGADVVLDGSDNFATRHVASAACAQLRIPHVWASILGFDAQISVFWADHGPVYEDLFPTPPPAGSVPSCSQAGVLGPLVGVMGSTMAMEALKLITAIGEPLMGKLGYYSSLSGRWEYIPVVGNPETVAKLRAEGPVETGIMVPSGVGGASQSGVPEVSEIPEGALLIDVREPEEFANFIIPGAVNVPLARITEEGFVPAGVHADAPVVIYCAGGVRSAKAVRALQEAGVSGPVSLAGGIDAWLDRQG; this is encoded by the coding sequence CTGAACCCTGCCCAGGTGGCCCGCTACCGACGCCAGATCACCCTCGGTGGTTTCGGCCCGGCCGGCCAGCAGAAGCTTCTCGACGCCCACGTCGCCGTGATCGGTGCCGGTGGGTTGGGCTCCCCTGCCCTGCTCTATCTGGCCGGGGCCGGAGTCGGGAAGGTCACCATCATCGATGATGATGTGGTGGATCTGTCCAACCTGCACCGCCAGGTCATCCACCGCACCGCCGCGGTGGGTGAATTCAAGGCTTCCTCGGCCCGCCGGGAGATGCTGGAGCTGAATCCTGATAGTGAGATTGAGCTCTTCCAGGAACGTTTGACCTGGGAAAATGCCCGGCAGGTACTTGAAGGGGCCGATGTGGTGCTGGATGGCAGCGATAATTTCGCCACCCGGCATGTGGCCTCCGCAGCCTGCGCCCAGCTGAGGATCCCCCATGTGTGGGCCTCGATCCTGGGTTTCGACGCCCAGATCTCCGTGTTCTGGGCTGATCATGGCCCGGTCTATGAGGACCTCTTCCCCACCCCACCACCCGCAGGTTCCGTGCCCAGCTGCTCCCAGGCCGGGGTGTTGGGCCCCCTGGTGGGTGTCATGGGTTCCACCATGGCGATGGAGGCGCTGAAGCTGATCACCGCCATCGGGGAACCCCTGATGGGCAAGCTGGGTTATTACTCCTCGCTCAGTGGGCGGTGGGAGTACATCCCGGTGGTCGGCAACCCGGAGACCGTGGCGAAGCTGCGGGCCGAGGGCCCCGTGGAAACCGGGATCATGGTGCCGAGCGGGGTGGGCGGGGCGTCGCAAAGCGGGGTGCCGGAGGTGTCCGAGATCCCCGAGGGTGCGCTCCTGATTGATGTGCGGGAACCGGAGGAGTTCGCGAACTTCATCATTCCCGGCGCGGTGAATGTGCCGCTGGCCCGGATCACCGAGGAGGGTTTTGTGCCTGCGGGGGTGCATGCTGATGCCCCGGTGGTGATCTACTGTGCCGGTGGAGTGCGTTCGGCGAAGGCGGTGCGTGCGCTGCAGGAGGCGGGGGTTTCGGGGCCGGTGAGTCTGGCCGGCGGGATCGATGCCTGGTTGGATCGGCAGGGTTAG
- a CDS encoding molybdenum cofactor biosynthesis protein MoaE — protein MSTDPAYVAEQTGKLIDARMTESPIEELLPQARRDTLREAMGALVTFEGIVRDHDGGQRVANLSYTAHPSAGERIREVAAEVVVQHPKTRLWTAHRTGDLQIGELAFVVLAAAAHRGDAFQAASELADRVKAEVPIWKEQLLTDGKTQWVGLE, from the coding sequence ATGAGCACTGATCCGGCCTATGTGGCGGAACAGACCGGGAAACTCATCGACGCCCGGATGACAGAAAGCCCGATCGAGGAGCTGCTGCCCCAGGCTCGCCGCGACACCCTCCGGGAGGCGATGGGCGCACTGGTCACCTTCGAAGGCATCGTCCGTGACCATGATGGTGGGCAGCGGGTGGCCAACCTGAGTTATACCGCGCACCCCAGTGCCGGGGAGCGGATCAGGGAGGTGGCTGCAGAGGTTGTGGTCCAGCATCCGAAGACCCGGTTGTGGACCGCCCACCGCACCGGTGACCTGCAGATCGGGGAGCTGGCCTTCGTGGTGCTCGCCGCCGCCGCCCACCGCGGGGATGCCTTCCAGGCGGCTTCCGAACTGGCGGATCGGGTGAAGGCGGAGGTGCCGATCTGGAAGGAACAGCTGCTCACGGACGGCAAGACACAGTGGGTGGGGTTGGAATGA
- a CDS encoding MogA/MoaB family molybdenum cofactor biosynthesis protein, with translation MPKTGLVIVSSTRAAAGEYEDRSGPILVNFLREQGFETPDALVVKDADMPASMAKLLSSPEKLPAVLLTSGGTGLSPDDRTVEAVSPHLDRELPGIVHAFWDLGQEKIATAVLSRAVAGTIGRTFVMTLPGSTGGVRDGVAILAPILGHITEQLEGNHEH, from the coding sequence GTGCCCAAAACAGGACTGGTCATTGTCTCCTCCACCCGCGCCGCCGCCGGGGAATATGAGGACCGTTCCGGCCCCATCCTGGTGAATTTCCTGCGGGAGCAGGGTTTTGAGACCCCGGATGCCCTGGTGGTTAAGGATGCGGATATGCCCGCGAGCATGGCGAAGCTCTTGAGCTCCCCGGAGAAGCTGCCCGCTGTGCTGCTGACCTCGGGTGGGACGGGGTTGTCCCCGGATGATCGGACGGTGGAGGCGGTCAGCCCTCATCTGGATCGGGAGCTGCCGGGAATTGTGCATGCTTTCTGGGATCTGGGCCAGGAGAAGATCGCCACAGCCGTGCTTTCCCGTGCGGTGGCTGGAACAATCGGGCGCACCTTTGTGATGACCTTGCCGGGTTCCACCGGCGGGGTCCGGGATGGGGTGGCCATCCTGGCCCCGATCCTGGGCCACATCACCGAACAATTGGAGGGAAATCATGAGCACTGA
- a CDS encoding molybdopterin molybdotransferase MoeA — MRTPEDHLADLRQLVPPRPVITIPLIGASGHRLAGEVRAREDSPRFDNSQMDGYALSATQLARTPASFPVGPTIAAGQDPDLSYPVGLTEAIAPIMTGAKVPAETAGIVPVERCSPQEFAAEGELVEVPVIPVGQFIRRAASDISAGTPLLPAGHLLGPLDIGLLASQSLKEVEVHPRTRVLICSGGAEIGSQGVASIPDSNGPMLQALCEAAGIEVAHRILTDDDPGKLGRELKEAIAQHEPDAVITSGGISHGKFEVIRQVLEIQPGAWFGHVAQQPGGPQGFALFEGVPVICLPGNPISTLVSFRLFVAPLLGEAPEPLSARLSVDTPGLAEGRTQLRRGTHRVVDTQLEATPLSGAGSHLLARAAGANCLIRIPGGAQLRAGDPVTIYPF, encoded by the coding sequence ATGCGTACACCCGAGGATCATCTCGCCGACCTGCGGCAGCTGGTGCCGCCGCGCCCCGTCATCACGATCCCGCTCATCGGCGCATCCGGCCATCGGTTGGCCGGGGAGGTCAGGGCCCGCGAGGATTCCCCGCGCTTCGACAACTCCCAGATGGACGGTTATGCCCTCTCTGCGACACAGCTGGCGCGAACCCCGGCCAGTTTCCCGGTGGGGCCCACCATCGCTGCCGGCCAGGACCCGGATCTCAGCTACCCGGTGGGGCTCACCGAAGCCATCGCCCCCATCATGACCGGGGCGAAGGTCCCTGCCGAAACTGCCGGGATCGTGCCCGTGGAGCGGTGCTCACCGCAGGAGTTCGCCGCCGAAGGCGAGTTGGTTGAGGTGCCGGTCATTCCGGTGGGACAGTTCATCCGCAGGGCGGCTTCAGATATCAGCGCAGGCACCCCCCTGTTACCGGCCGGCCATCTGCTCGGCCCCCTGGATATCGGCCTGCTGGCCAGCCAGTCCCTGAAGGAGGTGGAGGTCCATCCTCGCACCAGGGTGTTGATCTGCAGTGGTGGTGCGGAGATCGGCAGTCAAGGTGTGGCCTCCATCCCGGATTCCAATGGGCCGATGCTGCAGGCTCTCTGTGAGGCCGCCGGAATTGAGGTGGCCCATCGGATCCTCACCGATGATGATCCCGGGAAATTGGGGCGCGAGCTGAAGGAAGCCATCGCGCAGCATGAACCGGATGCGGTGATCACCTCGGGCGGCATCAGCCACGGCAAGTTCGAGGTGATCCGACAGGTTCTGGAAATCCAGCCCGGGGCCTGGTTCGGGCATGTCGCCCAGCAGCCCGGTGGCCCCCAGGGTTTCGCGCTTTTTGAGGGGGTACCGGTAATCTGTCTTCCCGGCAATCCGATCTCCACGCTGGTCAGCTTCCGCCTTTTTGTCGCACCCCTGCTGGGTGAGGCCCCTGAACCGCTGAGCGCCCGACTGTCCGTGGACACCCCGGGGCTCGCTGAGGGGCGCACCCAGCTGCGTCGCGGCACGCACCGCGTCGTCGACACGCAGCTTGAGGCCACCCCGCTCAGTGGGGCGGGTTCCCACCTGCTGGCCCGCGCTGCGGGGGCGAACTGTCTGATCCGTATTCCCGGTGGGGCGCAGCTGCGCGCCGGGGATCCTGTCACCATCTACCCTTTCTAG
- a CDS encoding MoaD/ThiS family protein, producing MEVHYFAAARAARGTAQETLEQVPATLAELLSQLAADNGGTTEAGMNLAEIFERCTFLVDGAKAESTMALAGAHRVDVLPPFAGG from the coding sequence GTGGAGGTCCATTACTTCGCCGCCGCCCGAGCCGCCCGCGGCACCGCCCAGGAAACCCTCGAGCAGGTTCCCGCCACCCTTGCCGAACTGCTGTCCCAGCTGGCGGCAGACAACGGGGGAACCACCGAAGCAGGGATGAACCTGGCGGAGATCTTCGAACGCTGCACCTTCCTCGTGGACGGTGCAAAGGCCGAGTCCACCATGGCCCTGGCTGGGGCGCACCGGGTGGATGTGCTGCCACCCTTCGCCGGTGGCTAG